One genomic segment of Nitrososphaerales archaeon includes these proteins:
- a CDS encoding succinate dehydrogenase/fumarate reductase iron-sulfur subunit: MVKLRIFRFDPSKWSQYYMEYDIPIRENMTILDALLYIKEELDPSLTFRYACKAGLCGSCGIKVNGRETLACQTRIEWFGEGKVTLEPLSNYPIIRDLVVDHEELFKKHASVKPYIIRNEEGVDKEYLQTPNEREEFVQAATCINCGLCYSACPTVSIDRRFLGPHALAQAYRYIMDNRDSEPSARLTIVDTLHGVWRCHFIGSCSHVCPKGVDPALLIQRVKRFFILSERRLKRRRPAPLKS; the protein is encoded by the coding sequence ATGGTAAAGTTAAGAATATTTCGATTCGATCCATCAAAATGGTCACAATATTATATGGAGTATGATATACCAATACGTGAAAATATGACGATCCTCGACGCATTACTTTACATTAAAGAGGAGCTCGACCCATCCCTTACCTTTAGGTACGCATGTAAGGCAGGTCTATGTGGGAGCTGTGGTATAAAAGTAAATGGTAGGGAAACCCTTGCCTGTCAAACGAGGATCGAATGGTTCGGAGAAGGTAAAGTAACGTTAGAACCTCTCTCTAACTACCCTATCATCCGTGATTTGGTGGTAGATCATGAAGAGTTATTCAAAAAGCATGCTTCAGTAAAACCTTACATAATTCGGAATGAGGAAGGGGTCGATAAAGAATATTTACAAACCCCGAATGAGAGGGAAGAATTCGTTCAGGCAGCTACGTGTATAAATTGTGGTCTCTGTTATAGTGCATGTCCCACAGTTAGTATCGATCGCCGATTCTTAGGGCCACATGCATTGGCTCAAGCATACAGGTATATAATGGATAATAGAGATTCTGAACCGAGTGCAAGGCTTACGATTGTAGATACGCTACATGGGGTATGGCGTTGCCACTTTATCGGTAGTTGTAGCCACGTCTGTCCTAAAGGTGTCGATCCCGCCCTCCTGATTCAAAGGGTTAAGAGATTCTTTATATTGAGTGAAAGGAGATTGAAGAGGCGAAGACCCGCTCCA